AGCGTACTTTTGCCAGGTCAGACACTTCACTTTAGTAAAAGAAGCAGGGCATACCTAGGCCTGTACAAAGAAACCGTGAAAACTGTCCCAAGAAAGGTGTGAacgtttgtattgtactttcccaagtatttagtacaatgctctgcacacagtaagaactcaacagataccactaattgattcttGAAAGTAATGCACTAGCTAATAATGACCAGGTCGTGTCATTTGTGGACTCAAGGGCTAACAAGTGGCAGCCATATCAGTGGCTGAAAGCGAGCTGAATTTCTTGAGAGAGTGTAGGACTGATCAtctcaggggggaaaaaaaaaaaaaaaaaggcttttcccagtttctcctccccctttgaAATGGATGGTTTTTATATGGTCCAGTTCCCCCAACCCCCTTAGATAAGAGGATGGGTGGTCAAGGGGAGCTGCCTGCAGATCACCTTGAGAAACAAAGATGGGTGTCCAAGACCAGACAGCACAGGGACAGagacgggggttgggggggcagagCCTGCCACTGGTCCAGGCTGGCAATGGAGAAGGGTGGACTTACCCAGAATCTCGAGCTGGACATGCATGAAGCTCTCCATCTCATCCCGCAGAGAGCTGTGGGCCCGCAGCGGCACAGGCAGAAAGCCATAAACCTCCTTGTTGCAGACAAACATTTGAACTTCTGAAATCGGCACAGGCCAAATCACAGACTCAGACTACAGAAGCAGAACCAACCAAGTGAAATGCTTGATgtcacccaccccctgccccgcgcGCCTCTGTGCCCCGGGAGCAAGGCAGACTACCGCTAACCCAAGTGAGACTTCCTGCAGCCCCACTGGCAGGAGCTCAGCTCAGGGATCCTCAGCCAGCTCCGAGAGCAGGGCTCCCCAAGTCTGGCAGATCTGACGAGTGGGAACCTGAAGCCAAGCCCCAAAGAGACGTGTCTCACTGCTCACCTGCCTGCTTACAGGAGAAAGCAAAGACGATGATGTCATCAAAAGACCAGGTGTAGTCAGGGTGCGGTGGGTAGAAGGCGAGCTCCCGAGAAGCCGCTTTCCGCAGGTCAATCAGAAAGGTGGAGTGCACCATGGGGACCGCAAAGCAGCCGCGGCGATCCCGCTTCCTTATGGGAATGTATGCGGGTGTGCGCTTGTAGtagccctggggaggggggaagaggagagagggagagggagagagagagagagagagagagagagagagagggagagagggagagagggagagagggagagagggagagagggagagagggagagagggagagagggagagagggagagagggagagagggagagagggagagagggagagagggagagagggagagagggagagagggagagagggagagagggagagagggagagagggagagagggagagagggagagagggagagagggagagagggagagagggagagagggagagagggagagagggagagagagagagaatccctgagCTGAGTCTTCTACCTACAGTCCCTTCAGCCCCCAAAGGGGAAGCTTGAGACTTTGGAGGTCTGTCTGGGGAGACTGGGGGATGCCAAGGGGTCCCGCAGGACCAATCAATCACTTCTTGAAGCTCATTTGGAGCAAAGGCAAGACAAGGAGGATGAGCGATACAGAGAGCAGGTTGCTTGGGCCCAAGCAACATCTAGGTACTGGGACTAAAACCCTCCCGGGAGTCTAACCAAAGCAGGTTCCACAGAAGGAAACAGGGTGGGGGGGCGCCTACCTGAGAAGTCATGCCACACCAGAAGTTGGAGTAGGCGGCTCTGGAATCCAGCATCGGGGCCACCACAGTTTTGTTCTCGGAGATCAGCAGGGCCAAGGTGTCTGGGTTTATCAGGAGATTATCGGCATCCACAAACTGGGGAGCAGGGCAGAAAAAAACATCAGCTAAACTCCCAGGCCCCAACACCTCcactcccatcaatcaatggtatttattgagcacttattataatattaataataatgatggcatttattaagtgcttactatgtgcaaagcactgttctaagcactggggaggttacaaggtgatcaggttgtcccacatggggctcacagtcttaatccccattttacagatgaggtaactgaggcccagagaagttaagtgacttgcccaaagtcacacagctgacaattggcggagccaggatttgaacccatgacctctgactccaaagcccaggctctttccactgaaccacactgctctgCCCATTTATGTTGGTGGGTCTTCCCCTCAAACTATAAGCTCAtgaggagaagcatggcctagggaaaagagcccaggcctgggagtcagaggacctgggttttaatcctgactctgccacttgtctgctgtgctgggcaagtcacttcactgggcctcagtttcctcacctgtaaaatggggatacaatacctgatccccctcctagactgtgagcctcctgtgggacaaggactgtgtccaccttggttagcctgtacctaccccagctcttagtgcttggcacaaaataagtgtctAACtataccaaatgccatcattgtctgATCTTCCTTTCTACAGGCATTCGAAGGGAGACCTTTGTCGAACAAACCACAAATCAAAACAAAGAACGTGCCCTCCTGGGCAAACAGGTTACCACCAGCacagaaaaaaaatgacaaaaagagATCCCTTTCTTCCTAAACTACTCAGGCCTCGGAGGTCAGATTGTAGAATTGATTCCAGTCAAATCCTATTCTTCTCTAAAAACTAGTCATCACTcaccctcccactgccccccttACCCACCATGCCATTTAAACTGTGGGTGTCGGGAAGCCTGAGCCAACCAGAGGACATTTcataaagtgctcaagaaatgagcACTCAAGCCCAACATATCTGACAACATCCCAATGTCCTAAAACCTAAAGATCTGGAAGGATGAACAGGGCAATTCCGAATTCAAACAAAAATTGGGTGTAGAAATCAGCATCACCCCTATGCACAATGATATCACACAGGGCCCAGCTGCCTCGGAGAACCAGACACACCCCCAATTTCCGGCCAGTTGTCCACCTCAGAGACCAGCCAGAAAAAGGGTCAATTCTCAGCCGTCAAACATCACCCATTCATGGGAAATCTGGGGCTAAATCTTTCACAAATGACCTGCTTCTAGACCGGTTTGACACACTTGATACAAGCTTTTGACTTTTAATATTCTTAGCAAAAGGAACTACTTTTTCTAAGCACATAGAATGTTTCCCCAGGAAGCTGTACAGGCAGAAACCATCAGGAAGTTCAAGAAGGGCTTGGATAAATTCCTAGATAAGAGGTCCAAAAATGGGTTAGAGGAGGGAAAGTTAGGGGTAtgtggagcagcttggcctagtgaaaagagcacaggcctgggagtcaggatctgggttctaatcccaactctaacacttgtctgctgtgcgacattgggcaagtcacttaaattctctgcctcaattaccttatttgtaaaatggggattaagtctgtgggccctatgtggaacagggacatctgaatatccaacctgaatatcgtatctacccaagcacttagtacagtgcctggtacatcgtaagcgcttaacaaataccactatttattattattatagcagggcCACCAGTATACGGCTCCTCCAAACATCCTGCGGCCTCTACTGGAGACAGCCTACAGAATTTGAACAAAGTAGGGCATTTCTTATATTCTTATCATAACAGAGGAAGTTACAGAAtttgagaagaggaaaaggaaggaaaacatcTCGGAAGAGGGTGAGCCAGTAGCCTACCCACAACTCATGCTCAGTATCATCTCTTCTTCTGTTTCCCTGATTCagcctgagctctgtccactcCATGATAGGCACAGGTTTAGGGTTCAGTTTTTACTACAATTTCTCAGAACCACATAACTTCTTTGCTAATgaagaaaaaaatgcaaaaatgGCTAGCTTAATAGAAGCACCTATAAGACAATCATGTGCCagttgggcaaattacttaccttctctgtgcctcaattcccccatctgcaaaacggatTCAGTACACActgcttagatcatgagcccttgtgggacgtgatgagcttgcatttaccccagtgcttagtacagtaactgacacagagtaagtgtttaataaacacctctattattattattatgttatggcTTAAATCTTCAAAAAGGATATTAGGAGAACAAAAGGAACAGCTTTTTCCACTTAGTGGGTGGTAAGCATGGGGATTTCATTAATAGAGGAAGTGCAAACTGGAATCATGAGTACATTCAAGAAAGGTATGGATAAATCCACAGACAGATGTTAAGAAAATTACGGTTGTTCTCATTTAAGAATGAAATGGATACATGGACAAAAGGTCCAGGGTGGTGGTAAGATGCTCAGATTGAAGAATGACCTCTATttagatgtcctcccatcacctcaaacttaacacatctaaaacagaacctctgatcttccctcccaaaccctgtcctcccctgattttcctatcactgtagacggcaccaccatccttcctgtctcaaaagcccataaccttggcattatctttgatttctctctctcattcaacccaaacattcaatcactaaatcctgtcagtttgaccttcgcaacattgctaaaatccgcccttttccctccatccaagctgctaccacgttactcccattacttatcctatccctccttgatcactgtatcagcctccttgctgacttcccagtctcctgtctctccccactatagtccatacttcactctcctcccaggatcatttttctacaaaaacatttaggccatgtctccactggaggttcttgaggagaggggttgcccatttacctccacaaacagaaattcctcaccattggctttaaagcactcaatcaccttgccccctcctacctcacctcactactcaacccagcccacacatttctctcctttaatgctaaccttctcactgtacctcaatctcacctatctcgtagccgaccactcgcccacaccctgcctctaagTCTTGATTATTATTTGCCCCTATTCTCCAACAGTATTATGTAGAGGTTGTTGTATCTGCTGCATTCAGAGGCACAACCAAGTTGCACGACACAAAAGGGACAGAAATTGAGTGGCTGGAGGAGAACTGcagcagaggcagaggaaggaaagTCTAGGGATAGTTTCAGCATGTGGCATTCATAGATGTAGCGTTAGGGGTTTGCTTTGGAAAATTAATTTTGCATGAAAAGTAACTTTGGGAGCTGGGATAAAGCAGACTTAACGATGATGTAGTCACCTGACAGAAAAGGCAGGTGAGCTCCAGGTCTGAATCTTTAGGACTGAGAAGCCGCACAGAGGACTTTCATTATATCGTGCTTGCCGAGCACGGTTttcattctctcatccctgcAAGTTATGTTCCCTCTGGGGCAGAGTGTGCAATGAGGGAGTTGGCAGGCTACACCCCTGCCTGGCTACTAACTTGCTGCACATATACTTTACAAAGTGAGGCCTTTGCCCCATCAGCCAACTACAGGcagaaccacttaacttctctgtgcctcagttacctcacgtgtatcatgggaattaagaatgtaagccctaagtgggacggggaccgtgtccaacctgatttgcttgtatctaccccagtgctatgtgtctggcacatagtaagcacttaaataccataaagtcaAAAAACAGGCCTAgaacaggtctcctgatttccagagcagtgctctgttcACTGAACCAACTGCAGGCTAGGCTATAGCAATAAAACATTCCTGGTTGACTCTGTCCCTGATGTAGAATTGGCTTAAAAACCACTAAACTGTCCCTCACTGAGCACACTGGGATAAGTTTCTGACTTCCGTGCACACCATGCaactttcatttctcttttttgCTGAGTGGCAGCAACAAGTTGGAGCCACTATTCTTACCAGGATATAGTCAGCCCACATATCCCGGGCAGACTTCAGTGCGGCCTGTCTGAGTTTCATCACGTGTTCATAACGAGAATTTGACCAGTGCTTAGGGCCCTCCTCATCTGGATAGGACCTGAGAAGAATCAAGGGTAGTTAGTATCTCAGAACTGGAAAGCCTGCCACTCTGCAGAAAAAACACCGAAGACTTTGAGAACTTTCTTGTGTCTATACTTGCTCACGAAACTACttgagaaaatggggattttagcaAAATGGGCCTCAACTCatcaggggttggggagggaggacttGCAAACACTACTTCCAGGTAAGGGAGGGCAGAAGTGCTAGATCTCTCCCCCCGACTCACCATTTTCAACAGAGCTCCTCTTATCATCTCTTGCAGGCGGCCATAAAGTGGCTTTTTAAAAAGGAACTGATTTAGGATCAGAGGAGCCAAAAAAATCACTCTGCTAGTAGAAAAACCAACCTTAACCTGCTATTTTCAAATcgaggcagggaatgcatttaccagctttgttgtattgtactctcccaagcgcttagtacagtgctctgcatagacctACTCATATCATCTTTCTAAAGCCTCTAATGGCATCTCACCGCTTTGTATAGAAACCAAAAGCTGACCGCTGGCTTCCTCTTCCCTATCTACTCGTTTCTCCCACTATAACagcagcagcacagcctagtggaaagagcccaggcctgagaatcagagaacctggggtcaaatcccagctctgccactggcctgctatgtgaccatgggcaagccacttaactgagcctcagttccctcatctgtaaaatggggattcaatgtctgttctccctcctacttagactgtgagtcccatttgagaTGAGTCCCATataagacagggtctgtgtccaacccaactaccctGCATCTGCTCCAAAGCTTGGAACTGTGCTagacacacaataagcccttaataccataaAAGTGATATGGCTGAGCTCATACTCTTCGCTCCTATGAGGAAAACCTCCTCTCAGCAATCCGTTTTGAGTCCAGTGCCAATGCCTTTCCTTTCCTAAGACATCCTCTGTCAGCTTCACCAAACCGAgttccacccctccctcaaaaGCCTCCTAAAAGCCATCTCCCCCCAGAGATTTTTCCAGCCAAGTCATCCCCTTGGCCACCTCAGCCTTTGTGGATTTATCCATTTAGACTCATGTCTAAAATTTAGATCTACAGACTTCTTTGCTAGAGTGTATGTTTATCCCATCTATGCCTGCTGCCTCCTCCTGATTGGGGAGGGATGGTATCTTCTTCTTCCCCTGTTCTTGATATATACAAGGGCCACCCAGGCCACCCAGCGCGGGGCTCAGGTGCACTCACCTGGGCTCCTCCATGGGCCGCCACTCCACATAGtggtacaggctctgcacattgACCAGCCACTCCCGCAGTACCGCCGTAGTGTTGTCAACACTGTGGTCTGTAGCCACCCTGCAAAACCCCACCACCCCCGAAGAACCAGCAGATGGGGACGGAGCAGAGACAGGGAAAGGGGACACGTGGCGGAAATACAGTTAAGTGTGTGTCGTCTGCTTCTGCAGCCCCACCAGCCCTGAGCCCAACTGGCCTTGGGGGGAAGGGGCTCCTTCACCTCTCAATTCTCTCAGAACAGGGggccttccccccatccctgaaCAGAGCGTCTCCTCTACCTCACCCGGACCAAACTCACGGGAAAGGGACTCCTGGCCCTGCCCTAGCTctgctcctcacctccttccccaaaGGTGGCAGGGCTCCTCTTTAAAGCCCAAATGGAGGGGATTGTTCTACCTCTCCCAAGCTCAGATCCCAAGCTCTACCCCAGCGGGGCAAGGAGTCCCTCGTGCTTTCCCCTTGCCCCGGCCCCACAAAGaagaggctcctcctcctccttcataacaatgactctcccctccttggaagcctaattgaaggcacatctccaagaagccttccctgactaagccctcctttcctctcctcccactcccttctgcgtcgtcaggacttgctccctttattccccccgaCACTTGTGTACGcagctgtaattttacttatttctttaaatgcctgtctccctctcgagaccgcacgctcgctgtgggcacggaatgggtCCGTTATACTGctcaatcccaagcgcttagtacagtgcccggcacacagtgagagctcggtaaatacgactgactgaccctggtccacctcctcctctccccacgaTCCCTGCCACCGAGGCGTGGAACTTCTCTACTCCGGGGCCAAAGGGGAGGAGCTCCTCTGCGCCCGCCCCTTCCCACGAGGTAAAGGAATTTTTCTGCCCCTCCcccggaggagaagggggggctcCTCCGTCCCTTCCACCCTCCACTTTCTCGGGCCAGGACGGCCCCCAACCCCGAAGGGCCCCGTCCTATCCGCCCATTGCGCGGGGCCGGAGCTGGTCCGTTCGCACTTTGGGGGGCGCCCCCCCACCTTACCAGAGCGCGATCCTCTCCTTGGGGTGCCGCAGCCGCTCCAGGGCCCCCAGCGCCGGCGGCAGCGAGTGCGCCGCGTTCCGAGCGAGCAGGGCCACCAGCACTCGGGGCGCCTGCAGCGGAGATTCGGGGCTCCAGCGTTCCTCGGGGAAGTAGGCAGCGGCGGGGCTCGGCCGGTCCAGCAGCAGcgccagcagtagcagcagcagcccggGCGGCGGCCGGGGGGCCCGAGGCGGCCGAGGCCGCGGACTCCGACACATCGGGGAGCGGGACGCGGGCTCCGAGGGGATCGCTCGGCGGCCCCGGGCCTTGCTGACCTCCGCCGGGAACGCCGGACACGGGTCTTAAAGGGATAGGCGGGCCGCGGGCCGAGCCGTAAAGGGCGAGGCTGGGCGCGGGGCGGGGCCTTTAAAGGCTCCGGGCTCGAGAGACCGCCCACCCCCCACGTGGACAGCTGCACgtaccccctcctccccggccgAGCCGTGGAGGTGGGATGCAAGCCCGACGGCCGCCCCCCCCACTCCCGGCTACCCAACGGCACAGTTTCCActgtaaacttctagactgtgagcctgttaataataataaataatgatggtatttgttaagcgcgtactatgtgcaaagcactgttctgagcactggggggatacaaggtgatcaggttgtcccacgtggggctcacagtcttaatccccattttacagacgagggaactgaggcccagagaagtgacttgcccaaagtcacatagctgacaattggcggagccgggatttgagcccacgacctctgactccaaagcccgtgctctttccactgagccacgctgcttctgttgttgagtagggaccgtctctatatgttcccgacttgtacttcccaagcacttagtccagtgctctgcacacagtaagcactcaataaatacgattgaaagaatgagtaaaCGGCAGGTTAGgaataataagagtatttgttaagcacttacgtgccaggcactgttctaagcgctgccctgGATACTAGGTAATCGGTTTATCTCCCAGTCTcaagcccccttttacagaggaggtaaccgaggcgcagagaagtgtgaccttgggcaagtcacttcacagcagacaagtggcagagccaggattagaacccatgtcctctggctcccgagcccgggcttgtgCCACTAGGCCGAAGGAGCAAGCGAGCCTcggggatgataatgatggtatttgttaagcgcttactgtgtgctaggcactgtactaagaactggaatagatagaagcaagtcgggttggacacagtccctgtcccatagggggctcccagtcttaatccccattttacagatgcggtaactgaggcacagagaagtgaagtgacttgcccaagaccaaacaccagagaagcagtggaaccaggattagaacccgtaaccttctgactcccaggcccatgctctatccactaggccttgcagaGAAGAAAGAatctgggactgggagacaggagctTGGCTCTGCCCTTAgcctgccctgtgaccctgggcaaatcatttaacatctctatgcctccgtttcctcatctgaaaatggtgggttaaatacctattttcctcccccttagattgtgaccccaaacaccaggccaacttcaaccacttcaaattcatcctgACCTGCCCaaactgccctctcttctgctcagcaacaCTATTTATCCACCCTCATCAAGTCTTATTTACATTACCCCCACCAACTATTCCAGGCCTCTCATTCCCTCCTGGAACTCACATGCCCCCATTCCTCCCGACTTTCACTCCTGATGACTTTGCCAACCATTTTGTCAACAATCAAATCCATCAGGTAGGAGCTCCTCGaagtccccctcccacccaacatCCACTCCCTCATCCTTGACCATCTCCCAAGAAATCTCTCAACTGATTTCaaaatcttccccctcccccagagcctCCCCTCTCACCTTCTAAGACCACTTGGCccactcttttttcctccctgtccaccatcttcatccccttcccctctgttttcaaacatgcccatatctcccttaTCCTGAGTACTGattggttcagtgacttgcccagggtcacaaagggaa
This sequence is a window from Tachyglossus aculeatus isolate mTacAcu1 chromosome X2, mTacAcu1.pri, whole genome shotgun sequence. Protein-coding genes within it:
- the COLGALT1 gene encoding procollagen galactosyltransferase 1, with product MCRSPRPRPPRAPRPPPGLLLLLLALLLDRPSPAAAYFPEERWSPESPLQAPRVLVALLARNAAHSLPPALGALERLRHPKERIALWVATDHSVDNTTAVLREWLVNVQSLYHYVEWRPMEEPRSYPDEEGPKHWSNSRYEHVMKLRQAALKSARDMWADYILFVDADNLLINPDTLALLISENKTVVAPMLDSRAAYSNFWCGMTSQGYYKRTPAYIPIRKRDRRGCFAVPMVHSTFLIDLRKAASRELAFYPPHPDYTWSFDDIIVFAFSCKQAEVQMFVCNKEVYGFLPVPLRAHSSLRDEMESFMHVQLEILVKHPPVEPSQFTSVQAKIPDKMGFDEVFMINLKRRLDRRERMLRTLYEQQIDYKVVEAVDGKAMNTSQVEAMGIQMLPGYQDPYHSRPLTKGELGCFLSHYKIWKEVVERGLEKSIVFEDDLRFEIFFKRRLMNLMYDIEEEGLDWDLIYIGRKRMQVEHSEKAVPHVRNLVEADYSYWTLAYVISLQGARKLLAAKPLSKMLPVDEFLPVMFDKHPVLEYKEHFENRNLLAFSVEPLLVFPTHYTGDDGYISDTETSVVWNNEQVKTDWDRAKSQKMKEQQELSNEAKNSDVLQSPLDSAARDEL